A window from Festucalex cinctus isolate MCC-2025b chromosome 4, RoL_Fcin_1.0, whole genome shotgun sequence encodes these proteins:
- the LOC144017094 gene encoding E3 SUMO-protein ligase ZBED1-like: MRDALAEWDLKENQLVCVTTDNATNMIKALELNGWMRLQCFGHRLHLAIENAMRGDNRINRAVGVCKKLVCHFSHSWKKKAALEQAQKHLNLPVHGLITECQTRWGSKLLMINRILEQQKALSEVLSQDRSTRHLVLGYQDLDVLESVSKALGPLHEFTDALSAEDYVSVSHIKPILTLFNTTILAPKEEDTDMTKSIKKKMLEYMNSKYNDEDTQMLLDVASFLDPRYKTQYISVNNIPIIKTRLVSEMKALAHDVLTKENSAECTSVECESPPPTKKAKKSFASFFQNFTVTVPADPSTAMEAELSAYTQSPTINKENDPLMWWKTHKIYFPQLSKMAKKYLCVQATSSPSERIFSTSGNIVSCERSCLKPDMVNKLVFLAKNL, translated from the exons ATGCGAGACGCATTAGCGGAGTGGGACTTGAAAGAGAACCAACTGGTTTGCGTGACCACTGATAACGCAACCAACATGATCAAGGCATTGGAGTTGAATGGCTGGATGCGGCTTCAGTGCTTTGGACACAGGCTACACCTGGCAATCG AAAATGCAATGAGAGGTGACAACCGGATCAACCGTGCAGTAGGTGTCTGCAAAAAGTTGGTATGCCACTTCTCACACAGCTGGAAGAAGAAAGCAGCACTTGAGCAAGCTCAGAAGCACCTTAACCTTCCAGTCCATGGACTCATAACTGAATGTCAAACTAGATGGGGATCTAAACTACTCATGATTAACAGGATTCTGGAGCAACAGAAAGCACTGTCTGAGGTCCTATCGCAGGACAGAAGCACTCGGCACCTAGTTCTTGGATATCAAGATTTGGATGTGCTGGAGTCAGTTAGCAAGGCACTTGGACCACTGCATGAATTTACAGACGCTTTATCAGCGGAGGATTATGTCAGTGTTTCACACATCAAGCCAATACTCACCCTGTTTAACACAACCATCTTGGCCCCAAAAGAGGAGGACACTGACATGACCAAatccataaaaaagaaaatgttggagTACATGAATAGTAAGTACAATGATGAAGACACACAAATGCTTCTGGATGTGGCATCCTTCTTGGATCCAAGATACAAGACACAATACATTAGTGTCAACAACATCCCCATCATAAAAACCAGACTAGTGTCAGAGATGAAGGCATTGGCTCATGACGTGTTGACTAAAGAG AATTCTGCTGAGTGCACAAGTGTGGAATGTGAGTCGCCCCCACCTACCAAAAAGGCTAAGAAGTCTTTTGCAAGCTTCTTCCAAAATTTCACTGTCACAGTACCAGCAGATCCCTCTACTGCCATGGAAGCTGAGCTAAGTGCCTATACACAGTCCCCCACAATTAACAAAGAAAACGACCCCCTCATGTGgtggaaaacacacaaaatctaCTTTCCTCAACTGAGTAAGATGGCAAAAAAGTACTTGTGTGTGCAGGCCACCAGCTCTCCATCAGAGAGAATTTTCAGTACATCAGGCAACATTGTTAGTTGTGAGAGGTCCTGCTTAAAGCCAGACATGGTAAACAAACTGGTGTTCCTGGCAAAAAATCTTTAG